In Littorina saxatilis isolate snail1 linkage group LG8, US_GU_Lsax_2.0, whole genome shotgun sequence, a single genomic region encodes these proteins:
- the LOC138974031 gene encoding uncharacterized protein, with amino-acid sequence MGSFSFYAACVIAVFAGITSAACPSNRFECDNGKCVPITWVCTGIDGCGDNSDEKNCDTYVCPPGYFKCKNNRCVPVQWLCTDIDGCGDNSDEDKCDTNRCIMRRGKKLRTFSNTKERIKFPCKYNAIRDTICGDYKITITPGNAIEADKNKRYIVKTVFLGLERISDGMKYEGRSDLKIAKKYIDGIKDAPFNKLDGALEIDQILSFSAGSDDDEVTVYEKNNASFLFRYGQYMPGDTWHRRSGFEFICLSDNFQPSGYPDQICGNGTKDEVKAFKKSKGYKESRQAVLFHEVFTNDGIVQTDSDCKSTANAISNKCKTPADRFKAATLCYPVVAKSHFLSCITRNIERPESAMRHCVEYVCSRCTDPNSCLALSEELDGCMELEGVSNFVKSQCAPNLAIAT; translated from the exons ATGGGGTCCTTCAGCTTCTACGCTGCTTGCGTCATTGCGGTGTTTGCCGGGATTACTTCAGCCG CTTGCCCTTCCAACAGGTTCGAGTGTGACAACGGGAAGTGTGTCCCGATCACGTGGGTCTGTACCGGGATAGACGGATGTGGCGATAACAGTGACGAGAAAAACtgtg ACACGTACGTGTGTCCCCCTGGCTACTTCAAGTGTAAGAACAACCGCTGTGTCCCAGTGCAGTGGCTGTGTACCGACATCGACGGCTGTGGCGACAACAGTGATGAGGACAAGTGCG ACACCAACCGGTGCATCATGAGGCGCGGCAAGAAGCTGCGCACGTTCAGCAACACCAAGGAGCGCATCAAGTTCCCCTGCAAGTACAACGCCATCAGGGATACGATCTGCGGTGATTATAAGATCACCATCACCCCTGGCAACGCCATCGAGGCTGACAAGAACAAGCGCTACATCGTCAAGACCGTTTTCCTGGGCTTGGAGAGAATTAGCGACGGCATGAAGTATGAGGGGCGCAGTGACCTCAAGATCGCTAAGAAG TACATTGATGGCATAAAGGACGCGCCTTTCAACAAGTTAGACGGCGCGCTGGAAATCGACCAGATCCTCAGCTTTTCCGCCGGCTCTGACGACGACGAGGTGACTGTCTACGAGAAGAACAATGCAAGTTTTCTCTTCAGGTATGGACAGTACATGCCTGGAGACACGTGGCACAGAAGGTCTGGCTTCGAGTTCATCTGCTTGAGCGACAACTTCCAACCTAGTGGATACCCCGACCAGATCTGTG GTAACGGAACGAAGGACGAGGTCAAGGCGTTCAAGAAGTCCAAAGGATATAAGGAAAGTCGCCAGGCTGTCCTGTTCCACGAAGTCTTCACCAACGACGGCATCGTTCAGAC TGACTCTGACTGCAAGTCCACGGCCAACGCCATCAGCAACAAGTGCAAGACTCCCGCTGACAGGTTTAAGGCAGCGACACTGTGCTATCCCGTTGTTGCCAAGAGTCACTTCCTGAGCTGTATCACCCGTAACATCGAGAGACCTGAGAGTGCAATGAGg CACTGTGTGGAGTACGTGTGCAGTAGGTGTACCGACCCCAACTCTTGTCTCGCTCTGTCCGAGGAACTCGACGGGTGCATGGAACTGGAGGGTGTCTCCAACTTCGTGAAGTCACAGTGCGCCCCTAACCTCGCAATCGCGACATAG